The following nucleotide sequence is from Populus trichocarpa isolate Nisqually-1 chromosome 11, P.trichocarpa_v4.1, whole genome shotgun sequence.
TCTCTTGTCCCACGCTGCATGAACATAAAGAAATTGTACTGACAAGGATATATGTATTTTCAATGCAATTGTGGATGCAGATTGAAGAGAGGAGGAAGACATGCAAGCATGTTAGATGGCAGGCATTAACTGGTTAATTTGACCATAGAGATGAGATCAGGACAAGGACCCAATAGGGGTACTCTTGGTACGGACAATAAAGGAGACAAGGCACAGCTTTTTTAGCTCTAGCTGAAACTCAAAGGGCAGTTTTGTTAATCCTCAGTCACTACAGTACAGCATCACTGCTCATCATCTTCCAGACATCTGCATGTGACCCACCTCACCAATAATGGAACCCCATCTCATCGATCTCTGGTTACACTGCCCAAAAACCACCATAAAgtagagaaaaataatatcaaaagatcACAAAAGatggtgtctttgtgtgtgtgtgtgtgtgtgtgtgtgtgagagataGCCTAATGACAACagttaaaaaagattataataaaaaggaaGCTTAAGCCATGTCAGATTCTTGTCTTTAAAGCATAGAACGGAAAACTACAGGATGGAAAGAAGTGAACTTttccaatccttttttttttttaaactacaacCCATGTTCTATTTCCTTTGTTTTGATAGCCACAATTAGTATTTTCAAGATTTGTTTCTTGTGATAATTTTCTCTAGATTTCAATCTCATTTCCTGTGAGCAAAAGTTTGTTTCTTTACATCTCATTGCCATTTTGCATCCAGTTCTTGCATGTTTCTTCTTGGTTCATCAGATCTGAATGGTTACTGGGGTTGCTTATTGGAGAGGGTGGATTCATGGAGGATGTGCAGCTGGTTTTGATAAACATTCTTGGTTTTTAGCTTTTGAAGTCTCTGAAAGTGGGAATTCAGATGCCTGTATGGGACTAGAGAAGGTAACTTGACGCATTGTTGAAGTCTGTTGAGAATTCTTGATGCTGCTTTAATGTATGAAATTGTTGTGAGCCttttgatgatggtggtgagGTAATTTGGGTGAATTAAGAGATGGGATTTTCACGCATTTTGTgaaatactgtttttttttcttggttggttCTTGTTGGACAATTGAggattgattttgtatttttgaaggtTCTTGAGGGAAATTGGCAGTAATGGAGAAGGTCCAGGGAAGAGGGATTTGGGGTCTTGTATTTCTGATCATGGTGTTCCTATCTGTTAGCAGTAGAGAAGCTCAGTCAAAGCCTGTTTTGGTAAACTGTGGTGCAAATAGCAGTGTTAATGTGGATGGTAGGAGATGGATTGGTGATTTGGCCCCAAATGATAATTTCACTGTCAGTTCTCCTGGTGTTGCTGCTACTGATTCAAATGCTGATGGCAATTCAACCTTAGGGCCACTCTACAAAACTGCCCGGATTTTCAATGCTTTGAATTATACTTTTGCTGGAATGCAGGGAAACTACTTTCTTAGACTCCATTTTTGTCCATTCCCTTTTGAGAATTATAATGTCAATGAGTCCTCGTTTAGTGTCGTGGCTAATGGTCTGAAACTAATGACTGAGTTCAATGTTCCGGTCGAGATTTCAGACAAGAATTTACACTTGCAGAATTCCAACAGCAATTCAAGTTCTTTGTCCTTGGTCAAAGAGTATATTCTAACAATCAATGATGTTCTTGTGGTTGAATTTGTTTCATCTAGGGGATCATTCGGGTTCATAAATGCCATAGAGGTTGTCCCTGTGGTTGGCACACTTTTTGCAGACTCAGTTAGTAAAGTGGGTGGAAGTAATGCCAATTTCAATGTAAGCGGACGGGGGATTGAAACTATGTATCGGTTGAATATTGGGGGACAGGAGATCAAAACTAATCAAGATTCAGATCTTTGGAGGAAATGGGAAATGGATTCCAGCTACATGATTACAGCAGATGCTGGTGTTGAAATCAGGAATACTTCTAATGTCACTTATGCATCGAACAATGATTCCTCGGTGGCTCCACTTCTTGTATATGAAACAGCAAGAATCATGTCCAACACAGAAGTCTTGGAGAAAAAGTTTAACATGTCATGGAAATTCGAAGTAGATcctgattttgattatttaatcCGGTTACATTTTTGTGAGCTGGTATATGACAAAGCAAACCAGAGGATTTTCAGGGTCTATATAAACAACAAGACAGCTGCTGATAGCTTTGATGTTTATGTACGGGCAGGAGGGAAGAACATAGCATATCATCAGGATTATTTTGATACGGTTTCCTCCAAGACCAACACCCTTTGGGTCCAACTGGGTCCTGACACTGCAGTTGGTGCTTCAGGAACTGATGCTCTCTTGAACGGACTGGAGATTTTCAAGCTGAGCCGAAGTGCGAATCTTGCATATGCTGACAGAATTGATTCAACTGAGAAATCTGGAAGTCATTCAAAATCTTGGATTCTCTGGTTGGGGGTTGGAGCAGGTGTAGCTTCTGTCCTCATTATTGCAATTACATTTACTTGCATCTTTTGCTTCGGCAAAAATCGAAGAAAACAAATGAGTGATGCCAAAGACAACCCTCCTGGATGGCGGCCACTATTCATGCATGGTGCTGTTGTAAGTAGCATTGCTAATAATAAGGGAGGGGTCCGTTCTCTAAATGGATCGTTGGCAGCGTCTACTAGAGTTGGCAGGCGTTTCACCTTGTCAGAGATTCGTGCGGCAACGAACAATTTTGATGACAGTTTGGTGATAGGAGTTGGAGGCTTTGGTAAAGTATACAGTGGGAAGATTGAAGATGGCACTCTTGCAGCAATCAAACGGTCAAACCCACAATCCAAGCAAGGCCTGACTGAATTTGAAACAGAAATTGAGATGCTTTCAAAGTTAAGGCACAGGCATCTGGTCTCGTTGATTGGGTTCTGCGAAGAACAGAATGAGATGATCTTGGTTTATGAGTATATGGCAAATGGAACTCTTCGAAGTCATCTTTTTGGGAGTGATTTCCCACCATTGACATGGAAGCAGCGACTAGAAGCATGCATTGGTGCTGCCAGGGGACTCCATTACCTCCATACTGGAGCAGATCGTGGAATAATTCACAGGGATATTAAGACAACCAACATACTGCTtgatgaaaattttgtagcAAAAATGGCAGATTTTGGGTTGTCTAAAGCAGGTCCAGCTTTGGACCACACACATGTTAGTACAGCAGTGAAAGGAAGCTTTGGATATCTTGATCCTGAATACTATCGTCGACAGCAGTTGACTGAGAAATCTGATGTTTACTCATTTGGCGTGGTGTTGTTTGAAGTTGTTTGTTCTCGACCTGTTATAAACCCAAGCTTGCCAAAAGACCAGATCAACCTCGCAGAGTGGGCAATGAAGTGGCAGCGGCAGAAGTCACTGGAGACCATCGTTGACCCACGTCTCAGAGGAAATACTTGCCCTGAGTCATTGAAGAAGTTTGGAGAGATAGCAGAAAAATGCCTTGCTGATGAGGGGAAGAATCGTCCAACAATGGGGGAAGTTCTGTGGCATTTGGAATTTGTCTTGCAACTTCACGAAGCCTGGATGCGCGCCAATGCCACCACTGAAACCTCCATTACTAGTAGTCAAGCATTGGAGGATTTGGAACTTAGAGTAGCAGAAGAGGCACGACGCCCCCCTCTCGCCTTGGAATAAGAGACTGATAGACCTCACAATGAAGGATGATGGAGGTCCTGCTGAAACAATGGTTTTGGCAAATAGTATGCTGCAGCTGGATTTCACAGTGGAATGGCCCAAGTGTCTAGCGAAAGCTAGAAATTATATTCATTACAATGTTTTTATCATTATGGTcctaaattcttttattttgttcaatcaGATTATATGCTTGAGGTAACTGTTATTATGTCCATATTAACTTTACTAGCAAGTGGAGTGAAGTAAGGCATGATCTTCATAGTGTTTTATATCCTATTCTATGTAATATAGCTTGTTCTGGAGTGTGGCAACAATTGTtttccaaaatgttttttattttaaaatgcatcaaaataatatatatattaaaaattatttttaacatcaaaacaatccgaaaatataaaaaaactaattttaaacaaagaattaaaaaaaaaacattatgaagcaCGGGTTGCATTGCAAATCCAAACAACCCTTAATCAAGTTGTCTCTTAAGTCCATTTTTGGGACTTGAAATACAGAAGATATGGATTTATTTCAATCCATGTCACTTTCATATTCTTGCATAGCATGACGATGAATGTTGCATTTTACACATATATAGGGAGCACAGAGTGGAACCAAATCCACAAGGTACAAATTCCTCTTCAACTTCACAATCAGATGCACAACTACTTGCTCAAGTTGCCCACAAGAATGGGCTATGGAGCtcaatccaaaaaagaaaatccaaactgTACACGGGGCATCAAAAATCGCAAAATGCCAACTACTATATCCTTTCAGGGTCTAGCCCCTTCagaattcaacaaaacaattaGTCCACTCAGCTTATCCTGTATCCATATCATTAACAACTTCTGAAACCATCCATTGGATGCTGTCTTTttgataatggaatcattttaTTCCAAACCAATG
It contains:
- the LOC18103528 gene encoding probable receptor-like protein kinase At1g30570, which encodes MEKVQGRGIWGLVFLIMVFLSVSSREAQSKPVLVNCGANSSVNVDGRRWIGDLAPNDNFTVSSPGVAATDSNADGNSTLGPLYKTARIFNALNYTFAGMQGNYFLRLHFCPFPFENYNVNESSFSVVANGLKLMTEFNVPVEISDKNLHLQNSNSNSSSLSLVKEYILTINDVLVVEFVSSRGSFGFINAIEVVPVVGTLFADSVSKVGGSNANFNVSGRGIETMYRLNIGGQEIKTNQDSDLWRKWEMDSSYMITADAGVEIRNTSNVTYASNNDSSVAPLLVYETARIMSNTEVLEKKFNMSWKFEVDPDFDYLIRLHFCELVYDKANQRIFRVYINNKTAADSFDVYVRAGGKNIAYHQDYFDTVSSKTNTLWVQLGPDTAVGASGTDALLNGLEIFKLSRSANLAYADRIDSTEKSGSHSKSWILWLGVGAGVASVLIIAITFTCIFCFGKNRRKQMSDAKDNPPGWRPLFMHGAVVSSIANNKGGVRSLNGSLAASTRVGRRFTLSEIRAATNNFDDSLVIGVGGFGKVYSGKIEDGTLAAIKRSNPQSKQGLTEFETEIEMLSKLRHRHLVSLIGFCEEQNEMILVYEYMANGTLRSHLFGSDFPPLTWKQRLEACIGAARGLHYLHTGADRGIIHRDIKTTNILLDENFVAKMADFGLSKAGPALDHTHVSTAVKGSFGYLDPEYYRRQQLTEKSDVYSFGVVLFEVVCSRPVINPSLPKDQINLAEWAMKWQRQKSLETIVDPRLRGNTCPESLKKFGEIAEKCLADEGKNRPTMGEVLWHLEFVLQLHEAWMRANATTETSITSSQALEDLELRVAEEARRPPLALE